The region ACTTCAGCCGGGCGATGGTGGTCGCCGACAGGCCCGGGGCGTCGGGACCCAGCAGGGCGGCCAACGCCTCGCCGAAATCGCCCGTCGAAATGCCCTTGAGATATAGCCAGGGCAGAAGTTCCTCGACCGACTTGGCGCGCCTCAGATAGGGCGGCAGGATCGAAGACCTGAAGCGGATGCGGCCGCCGGCGGCATCGGGGTATCGATCGCGGATGCGCGGCCGGCGCACGGCCACGGCGCCGACCCCGGTCTGAACATCGCGCTCCGGCATGTAACCGTGACGTACGACACGGCGGTGCCCGGCATCGTCGACGAACTCGGCATGGGCAGCGATGAAATCTTCCACCTCCGCCTCCACCGCCTCGGCCA is a window of Alphaproteobacteria bacterium DNA encoding:
- a CDS encoding IS256 family transposase; translation: MYEDRVVSFSHPDAISIADPLTSVLRAGARRLLAEAVEAEVEDFIAAHAEFVDDAGHRRVVRHGYMPERDVQTGVGAVAVRRPRIRDRYPDAAGGRIRFRSSILPPYLRRAKSVEELLPWLYLKGISTGDFGEALAALLGPDAPGLSATTIARLK